The following proteins are encoded in a genomic region of Anaerolineae bacterium:
- a CDS encoding Diphosphomevalonate decarboxylase, with protein MNELMEQITATAIAHPNIALIKYWGNLDDEWNIPANSSLSMTLGELSTQVRLIADEQLDRDLLVMDGYTAPPGAQERVSQFLDQMRRLSGKGFFCRIESRSNFPRGSGIASSAAAFAALALASAKVFGLSTDPQELSRLARLGSGSACRSIFGGFVEWIGGQDHQSSYAVPIAPPQHWNLVDCVAVISTTHKAVSSREGHRLAKTSPLQICRVQSAPQRLETCRHAILERDFEQLARVVELDSNLMHSVMMTSCPPLFYWKAETLVVMENVRQWRTQGEAVCYTIDAGPNVHVLTLSDHAEQVKEKLIQIDGVQEVIVAPAGDGAIFVEG; from the coding sequence TTGAACGAACTCATGGAACAGATTACTGCAACGGCTATTGCCCATCCGAACATTGCCTTGATTAAGTATTGGGGCAATCTGGACGATGAATGGAATATCCCTGCCAACAGCAGCCTCTCGATGACTTTGGGTGAACTCTCGACGCAGGTACGGTTGATTGCTGACGAACAACTTGATCGAGACCTCCTGGTCATGGATGGCTACACTGCTCCTCCTGGCGCGCAGGAGCGCGTCAGCCAGTTTCTGGATCAGATGCGGCGTTTGAGTGGAAAAGGATTTTTCTGCCGCATCGAAAGCAGGAGCAACTTTCCGCGTGGCAGCGGGATTGCCTCTTCCGCAGCCGCCTTTGCTGCCCTCGCCTTAGCCTCCGCCAAAGTTTTTGGGTTATCAACCGATCCGCAGGAACTGAGCCGGCTGGCGCGACTCGGTTCCGGTTCGGCTTGCCGTTCGATTTTTGGCGGCTTTGTCGAGTGGATTGGTGGGCAGGATCACCAATCTTCTTATGCTGTTCCCATTGCTCCACCGCAACACTGGAACCTGGTGGATTGTGTTGCCGTGATCAGTACAACCCACAAAGCTGTCAGTTCCCGCGAAGGGCATCGGCTGGCAAAAACCAGTCCGCTGCAAATTTGCCGCGTCCAAAGCGCGCCGCAACGCCTGGAAACCTGCCGCCATGCTATCCTGGAACGCGATTTCGAGCAACTTGCCCGGGTTGTGGAACTGGATAGCAACCTGATGCACAGTGTGATGATGACTTCGTGTCCACCCCTCTTTTACTGGAAAGCAGAAACCCTGGTCGTGATGGAAAACGTTCGGCAATGGCGGACTCAGGGAGAAGCAGTCTGTTATACAATTGATGCTGGCCCGAATGTGCATGTCCTGACCCTTTCAGATCATGCAGAGCAAGTTAAAGAAAAATTGATTCAAATCGATGGAGTACAAGAGGTCATCGTGGCGCCGGCCGGAGATGGAGCAATTTTTGTGGAGGGTTGA
- a CDS encoding Intramembrane protease RasP/YluC, implicated in cell division based on FtsL cleavage, with the protein MSFDLLTFIIGIAILIFFHELGHFIGARLFKVEVEEFGIGFPPRLFKWATIKGTDFTFNLIPLGGFVRIKGENDPEVPGGLAAASPWVRLAVIGAGPLTNILIGIVLSVWLFYQAGEPVLDRVKVMGVAPSSPAAQVGIRQGDVILEVDGERVESVEELRDLIYAHLGEEIRLVYEREGQTYTVSLVPRNPPPENEGAIGILMGYDTRPTSIFRAIPRGVDAAFNYVRVLFSLPRLLMSGEVSPEAARPVGYKGMFDLYRQLGDSLAFFTAITMSLGVLNLFPIPALDGGRIVFALVEIILRRRVPPRFENALHYIGFLVLLALLIYINILDFVDPVELPF; encoded by the coding sequence ATGAGCTTCGACTTATTAACTTTCATTATAGGTATTGCGATACTGATTTTCTTCCATGAACTGGGCCATTTTATCGGCGCTCGATTGTTCAAAGTGGAAGTGGAAGAATTTGGGATCGGTTTTCCGCCGCGCCTTTTCAAGTGGGCCACGATTAAAGGCACGGATTTCACGTTTAATCTCATCCCATTGGGTGGTTTTGTGAGGATAAAAGGAGAAAATGATCCCGAAGTACCCGGTGGGTTAGCTGCTGCAAGTCCCTGGGTGCGCCTGGCGGTTATTGGGGCTGGCCCGCTAACCAATATCCTGATCGGGATTGTTCTATCGGTCTGGCTGTTCTATCAGGCAGGCGAGCCAGTCCTGGATCGGGTTAAAGTGATGGGGGTTGCCCCGAGTTCACCAGCAGCGCAGGTTGGAATACGCCAGGGAGATGTTATCCTGGAAGTGGATGGGGAGCGGGTTGAATCGGTAGAAGAGTTGCGCGATTTAATTTATGCTCATCTTGGAGAAGAAATCCGCCTGGTTTATGAGCGCGAGGGGCAGACTTACACGGTTTCATTGGTGCCGCGCAATCCTCCCCCTGAAAATGAAGGGGCGATAGGCATCCTGATGGGGTATGACACACGCCCAACTTCCATTTTTCGCGCCATTCCGCGTGGGGTAGATGCAGCCTTCAACTATGTACGCGTCCTCTTTTCTTTGCCTCGTCTATTGATGAGCGGGGAGGTCTCGCCGGAAGCGGCCCGTCCGGTGGGATATAAAGGGATGTTTGATCTCTATCGCCAATTGGGAGACTCACTGGCTTTCTTCACCGCCATTACCATGTCGTTAGGGGTGTTGAATCTGTTTCCGATACCAGCCCTCGATGGAGGCCGGATTGTGTTTGCCCTGGTGGAGATCATTCTGCGCCGCCGGGTTCCGCCACGCTTCGAAAATGCTTTGCACTACATTGGCTTTTTGGTATTATTAGCCTTGTTGATTTACATCAATATCTTAGATTTTGTCGATCCGGTTGAGTTACCCTTTTAG
- a CDS encoding Acylphosphate phosphohydrolase has protein sequence MTEGTQKRLHAIVEGTVQGVGFRMFVARLAADYRLTGWVRNTWDGKVEVVAEGEEGKLNQLLVNLKVGPRAAYVTNVQVHWLPASGEFQDFRIRSTI, from the coding sequence ATGACCGAAGGAACACAAAAACGACTGCACGCGATTGTCGAAGGCACTGTGCAAGGGGTTGGATTTCGCATGTTCGTTGCTCGCTTAGCTGCTGATTACCGCCTGACCGGTTGGGTGCGAAATACCTGGGATGGAAAGGTTGAAGTGGTTGCCGAGGGGGAGGAAGGAAAGCTCAACCAGTTGTTGGTCAACTTAAAGGTCGGGCCACGCGCGGCTTATGTCACCAATGTACAGGTTCACTGGCTGCCCGCCAGTGGAGAATTTCAGGATTTTCGGATTCGTTCTACCATTTGA